One Mycobacteriales bacterium genomic window, CGCCGGCTTCCCCGCCGGCCTGCACTGCGGGTCGTTGCGGGTCTCCGTCATGGGGTGAGCGCGACCTCGTGGCCGTGCCCGGCGGCGTAGGCGGCGACGGCCTGCGCCGTGCGCGGCGCGACGTGCGCGGCCGGCGCCGGGGGCCGCCACGACACCCACGGCAGCGCGACCCGCTCGCCCGCGCGCGTCACCGCGAGCGTGCCCTGCCGCCCGCCGTCGGTGAACGCCACGACCTCCGGCCAGGGCAGCCGCCGCGTCCCGCGCACCCGGCGGACCGTGACGCCGCCGGGGTCGAGCTCGGTCCGCGTCCGCCACACCATCGCCGCGAACGCCGCCGCCGCCACGGCCGGCAGCACCGCCAGCCGGGTGTGCGGCCCCAGCGCGAACGCCGCCGCCAGCCAGCCGGACAGCATGGCGTACTGCCACCACGGCGCGCGCAGCACGACGGGCTCGCCGGCGTTCACAGCCCCTCCGCCGCGGGCTCGTAGCCGTGGTCCCGTGCGTACGCGAGGACCCGCGCGGCCGCGCGCGGCGACTCCGTTCCCCCGCGGGCCGGCGGCCGCCACTCCACCCACGGCAACGTCACCCGCTCGCCGTCGCGCGTCACCGCGACCACGGCGGCGCGCCGCCGGGCCAGCGCCGCCACGTCGGCCCACGCCACGCGCCGTTCACCCCAGAACCGGCGCACCGTCACGCCCTCCCGGTCGAGCACCGTGCGCATCCGCCACAACGACCACAGGAAGGGCACCAGCAGGGCCAGCACCACCCACCGCCACGGGTCCTCAGGGGCGCGCACCAGCATCGACGCCGCCAGCGCGCCGTAGCCGATGCCGAGCCAGCGGTTCGGCCCGATCGAGACCCGGTCAGGCACGCCGCGACCGCCAGGCCGCCAGCGCCCCCGCCACCGCCGACCCGGACAGCCCCAGCGCCAGGTCGCCGACCGTGTCCCGGTACGCCGTCACCGACTCGTTCGTCTTGAGGACGAACGCGCCGAGCTCGCCGACCTCCCAGAGGATCGCGGTCACCGCGCCGAAGCCCGCGCAGAGCCCGAACGTCACCCACCACGGGAAGGCGCGCCGCGCCAGCGGCACCGCGACGGCCCCGGTGAGGATGCCCCAGTTGACCAGGTGGCAGGCGTCGTCGAACCACGAGACGCGGTCGTAGAGGTCGAGGGCGTTGCCGAGCAGGTCGACCACGAACGGCGTCGTCACGAGCAGGTCGACCAGGGCCGGGTAGGCGGACCGCCGCCGGGAGATCACCCAGACGGCAGGTACCAATGCGGCGGCCGCGGGGTAGAGGACCGCTCTCGCGGTCATCGCCTTGTCGGCGAAGCGCTCCCACCCGAGGTGGGTCAGCGCGAACGCCACCAGCGCGAGCAGCGCGACCTTGAGCCCGGCCGTCGCCCACAGCAGCGCGGGCGACGGCCGGACTCCAGGGTCGTTCGTGTCCGCCATCAGGCGGCTGAGCCTACGGCTCCCGCTACGGCGACGGAACGATGGTCGCGGTCTGCAGCGTCCAGCCGGTCGCGATCTGCTGGATGTAGGTCAGCCGCGTGCCGGCGAGCATGCCCGGGTAGATGTCGCCGGGGATCCCGCCGTCGGAGATCACGATGTGCGTGAAGTTGCCGGCGCCCTCGCCGCCGTACACCTCGACGCCGGAGCCGGAGTCGCCCTCGAAGCCGACGCCGTACCAGGCGAACGCCCGGCCGTTGCGCGCCCGCCAGATCGGCGCGACGCCCGCGCGCGGCGTGCCGCCTGCGCCGGTGCCCATGCCGTGGCCGAAGTGCTTCACCGCGGTGATCGAGTTGGCCGCGTACGTGCCCGTCGGGCCGCCCCAGACCGGCATGCTCGGGTTCACCCAGGAGCTGTACTCGGGGTAGAGCTGGATCATCGCGAAGTCGTCGCCGATGCCGTTGTTGTGGCTCAGCACGAACTTGCCGATGTGGTAGAAGCCCGGCAGCCGGCCCGAGCCGACCGGCGGCACGACGTACGCCGTCACGTCCGGGAACCCGCCCAGCGCGTCGCTCGCCGCGCAGTGGCCGGCCGTGCCCAGGCCGTACGCGCCGTTCTTGGTGAAGACGAAGTTCGCGGTGCACCAGGCGAAGCCGACGTAGCCGTCCGAGCCGTCCTGGATCGTCACCAGCCAGGTGCCGGGGCGGATGCCGGTCGACACGAGACCGACGGCGCGCGGCCCACCGGGGAGCTGCGCCCCGTCGGGCAGGCGGACGCCCGTGCTGCCCGCGGCCATCACCTTCTTGGCGAACGCCGCGTCGTACCACGACGGGCCGGCCGTCGACATCGGCACCGCCCAGCCGCCCTCGAACCGTTCGGCGCCGGGGACCGGCGGCTTGGCGAGCGCGGCCGTCGTCGCGGACGACGCGCCCGCGGTGACCGAGAGCGCGGCCGCCGCGAGGGCGACGACTCCGCGCAGGAGCAGGGTGGGACGCATGCGAGAACTCCTTCGGTAGGGGTCTGGAGTGCTCCCCCCCGAAGCCCGTTCAGTGTCCGCTATGTCCGGTTCTGGCGCAATGCCCCGGGGTCGTCCGTGCCCCAGCGCCCGTCACTGCGCAACGGCACCGGGTGGCCGTGCGCGGCCGCCCACGCGGCGACGCGTTCGACCGAGTCCCTGCGCACCCGTCCGTCCCGCCCGGGCGCGTACCAGCGCACCACCGGCAACGACACGCACCGCCCGTCCACGGTCACCACGACCGCCGACGGCCCGGCGCGCACCAGCGCCGCGACGTCGGTCCACTCGATCCGCTCCGAACGCCCGAACAGCCGCGCGACCGTCACCGCGTGCGGCGTCAGCACCGTGCGCGGCCACGTCGACAGCCACGCCAGCACCGCGAACACCACCGCCGTCCCGGCCGCCATCGCGCTGCGGTACGCCACCGCCAGCACGGCCGTCAGCACCGCGGAGGCGACGCTCCGCCACAGCGGCCGGTCCGCGAGCACCACCACGTCCCGGGGCCGCCCCACCGCACCTCCCCGCGCCGCCGCGTGTCACTCCCCCGCCCTAGACTGGACCCTGTCCCCCACGCGAGGAGGTCCTCATGCGGGACGAAGAGGAAGAGTAGAGCCGCCCGCCGCGCCCCAGGCGGCGGCCGGTCCGGCCCAGCCGAACGCGTCAGTCCCAGGCGTTGCCGCGCATCTTGACGTTGCAGAGCAGGCCGATGGCCATCATGTTCGCGAACATCGACGACCCGCCGTAGGACACGAACGGCAGCGGCAGCCCGGTGACGGGCATGATCCCGAGCGTCATCCCGATGTTGAC contains:
- a CDS encoding PH domain-containing protein; this encodes MNAGEPVVLRAPWWQYAMLSGWLAAAFALGPHTRLAVLPAVAAAAFAAMVWRTRTELDPGGVTVRRVRGTRRLPWPEVVAFTDGGRQGTLAVTRAGERVALPWVSWRPPAPAAHVAPRTAQAVAAYAAGHGHEVALTP
- a CDS encoding PH domain-containing protein — translated: MPDRVSIGPNRWLGIGYGALAASMLVRAPEDPWRWVVLALLVPFLWSLWRMRTVLDREGVTVRRFWGERRVAWADVAALARRRAAVVAVTRDGERVTLPWVEWRPPARGGTESPRAAARVLAYARDHGYEPAAEGL